The Pseudomonas hefeiensis genomic sequence GGTTATTACCTTACCGAGATCCAGCGCCTGACCGAACAGGAACCGGTGTGTCGGGTAAAGGAAGAAGCAGATCGGCTGCTGCGCTGGCTCAAGGTCAAAGATTGGAAGCGTTTTAGTATCCGGGACCTGAATCGCAATGGTCCTCGCTTTGCCCGTAAGAGCAGCCGCCATACCACCAAACTGTTGGTCGAGTTGCTTGATCATCACTGGCTGATCACCGACGGTCAGACCTTCGAGGTGCGCCATGTTCAATCTCGATGAAGCACTGCACAACCACTTAGCTCAACGCCAAAAGTATCCGAAAGCGCGGTTTGTCGCCGCGACTGTCGCCACTTTGTCGCCACGCTCAAAGCCAGGCAAGACAAAGGTTGTCGCCGCTGTCGCCGATGTCGCCACCCTCCGGAAAGCTATCACCTCGACGACAGACATCATTCAGTGGTTGAAAGACGAGGGCGCGCTTCTCTACATCGCCGAAAACACGCTGTGTTTTCGCCCGACTGATTGGGCCCAGTTCGCTATTGTGAGTGCGCACTGGCGGGTCCTTTTGCGTGAGCTCGCGGCTGTCGATCAGGAACAGAAAAATGGCTCGCGTCGGTAAGCGATCTGGGCGCAATTTTGGCTTCGGTCGCCAGCTCAGCTATGCCGGCCCTCAAGCTCTGAAAGATCTATTTGGCGACGGCCATTTTGCTACCGTCAAAGCCCATAGCGATCGCTGGCAAGCATTCGTGCGTTGGTGTCGATCCGAGGAAGGGCCGAGGCTTAATGACGCGCGACAGATCGACCGCGAGATCCTCATGCGTTACGCCGCCTGTATGCGGGAGCAAGTTGACCAGGGCAACGTCGGCATCGCCACCGCGCAGAACCGACTGTCAAGCGTGAACCGAACGATGGCTGCGCTGCGCGGTGATCAGTACGTCAAAATCCCCAGTCCGAGCAAGGCGCTGGGCTTGCAGCGCTCAAGCGTGCGCGGGGAGGTCCCGCAAGGCCAAGATCGTGATCAGATCGAGTTGATCGCACGCGTACTGTCAGAGCGAGGTCAGCAACGTGTGGCCACAATTGTGCTTCTGGCCCGGGATACTGGTATGCGCCTGCGTGAAGCGATCTTGGCGGACCTGCCCCGACTGCAACGTGAGGTTCGGCAACTGGGCAAGATCAACATCCAGGATGGCACCAAAGGTGGTCGATCAGGGGCCTCGGCACCGCGCTGGATTACGGTAACGGATCAAGTTCGCGATGCCCTGGATTGGGCCAGCGCGAACTCACCCAATGGCAGCCGGAATTTGTTGGCGTCCGACGAAAGCTACAAAGACTTTATGCAGGCAGTTGTGCGACCGGCACGGGACATCCTGCATGAGCATGGATTGAAAGGTTTTCATGAGCTGCGGGCGGCTTACGCCTGTGAGCGCTATGAGCAACTAGTCGGCTTTCCTGCACCCGTTAATGGTGGTCGTGTTCATCAAGAGGATCGAGCACTCGATCAGCGAGCCCGTAAGCAGATCAGCCACGAATTGGGACATAACCGCATTGATGTGGTGAGTGCCTACATCGGAGGTCGGCGATGATGGCCGAGTTCGACATAGCGTTGTTTCTGCGCCCCGTGCTCAAAGGTGCACATGCCACGCAGCATCGGCACATCAGGCAAGCAGAAAGGATGCACAAGGTGATTCGTGAGCGCTGGGGTTGCGCGACTCCCTGGTCCTGGAGAGAAAAGCACGTGAGATGGTTTCTGGAGCACTACCTGCGATGCTCAGCTCCAGCTACCGTCTATTACTACGACTTAACAGCAGGGTTGATCCGCCGCAGAAAGGCAAAAGTCGTGGTTGCCTGATAGACCTTTAAGCGTGAGCCCCTGAGTATGGGAATGCGGAGCCTTCCCATACTCAGGGGCTTGGCTGAAAAAGCGCATGCATACCAGAGATCTGGCAACTGTCGTCACTCCTTTCGCCCTGCTACACGACACGGATCGTAGCCGGTGGCGCGTACCTTTTGGATGTTCAGCGAATCGGTATGACGTTGCGATCTCTGGTTTGATTGATGGCCGATGCTGACAGGCTGCCGGTGGCCGCCTTCTGGATATGTTCACTCCACCAAGCCATCATCGGACGCCGGCGTTCGATGTAATCCGTCCGGTTGTAGGCGCTACGAACTTCGTCCTTGTCGACATGCGCCAGTGCGACCTCGATCAGCTCCGGATCCCAGCCATGCTCATTCAGGATGGTGCTCGCCATCGAGCGCAAGCCGTGGCTGACTAGACGGTCCTGAAAGCCCATGCGCTTCAACGCCATGTTGGCGGTCTGGCTATTGGCATGGGTGCGGGGGTTTCTATCTGACGGGAACACGTACTCTCTGTTACCGCTGAGTTGCTTGAGTGTCTCCAGTAAAGAAAGTGCCTGATCGGTAAGAGGGATTGTGTGCGGCCGACGCTTTTTCATGCGCTCTGGCGGAATGGTCCAAATGCGCTTGTCGAAGTCGATATCTGCCCATCGCGCGGTGGCTGCTTCGGCAGGGCGGGTCATCGTGTGCAGTTGCCATTCGATCAGGCAGCGGGTCGTGCGTTTGATGCTGGCGTTCGCGATTTCCATCATGAGCTCGGGAAGCTCCTCAGGTGGTAGCGCAGCCATGTTCTCTTTCTTGGGTTTCTTGAACACCGCCCGAATTCCATTGAGGGGGTTCGCGAGTATCAACCCGGAGTTGACCCCGTAGGTCATGATCTCGTTGAGTCGTTGGCTCAATCGTTTCACGGTTTCGAGACTCCCTTTGGCCTCGATTGGACGAAGGATCTTGATAACCATCGGAGCAGTGATTTTAGAGAGCGGCGTTGTTTTCATGCTTGGGAAAACATGAAGCGTCAGCGATCTCCAAATGTCTTCGGCGTAGGCTTTGGTTACGGAGTCTTTCTTCAGCTCGAACCAGGCCGTGGCCACCTTCTCGAAAGTGTGTTCACTCTCCGCAAGTTTGGCTTGCCTTACCTCATCACGCTGGGTTTTGGGATCAATGCCCAAAGCGAGTAACTCACGCGCCTCTGCGGCTTTCTTCCGGGCGTTGGCTAGCGAGAGGTCGGGGTATGGACCAAGCGCCATGTTGATACGGCTTCTGGTCAACGGCTCACGGTAATTGAAATTCCACATCATCGAGCCGCTGGCGCGTACTCGAAGCTGCAAGCCATCGCCGTCGCTGAGGACGAAGTCTTTACCAGTTGCCTTGACTGCCTTGAGCTGGCGATCGGAGAGGCGGGTTGCGTTAGTAGGCATAGGGGCTACCTCCAGCACCGTTTTGGTATCCTGAAAATAGCATTTGGTAGTCCGGGATACCACCTGGGATACCAAAGCGCCTGGAACTCAGAAATCCTCGAAAGCCCCAAAAAGCGCTGAACCCCCTGTATTCACTGGATTTTAGGCACAAAAAAAGACGTCCGTGGACGTCTTTAGATGTTGAAGTGGTGGAGCCGGGGGGATTTGAACCCCCGTCCGCCAGTACTCCGCTGTCGGTACTACATGCTTAGCCGTGTCTATTAAGTTAACCCTCAGCGACCCGACGGGCAGGGTGCTTTGGGCGAGTTGTGTAAGTTTTAGCCGATTCGTCCACAACGTACTGCACGGCGATTCCGTTCTATATGACAATCACTTTGGGTTTACGGACATCCCCTGGTGATTGCTGGACCCGAAGGTACCAGAAGGGAAGGGCTAAGGCTGCTTACGCAGCGAGAGCGTATTCCCCGTAGGTTTCGTCATTGGCAACTATAGGAAGTTGCAACAGTGGATTTACGAGTTCTGTTACCAACTCGGCATGCACCTAAAGTTTCGCAACCGGCGTCGAATCCTAAACGGCCCCGAGCCTGTAGCTCCGTGAATCAGTTGGAGCGACAAGCCTGTGCAGTGTACGCCAATACGTAGCTGAGGCCAACCCGAAGGTTGGCCTCACGCAAGGTTACTGCTGATCGCCCTTGTTGTTGTTCTGCAGTTTCTGAAGAGCCTGGGTGGTCAGCGAGATGCAGTTTTCGACGCCTTCCTTGGTGCCTTTGGCCTGCTCGGCCTTGGCTTGGCTCACTGTGGCGGTAACGTCGGTCTTCAAGCCTTCGCTCATTTGTTGAGCGGTGGTCATGTTGTTGTCAATTTTTTGCAGATTGGTATCGCAAAGGGTTGTTTCCGCTGCAAACACCGGAGAGGCCAACAGTGCCGCGGAAATGAACAAGCCAGCAAATGCAGTGTGCTTCATGTGTATCTCCTTGAACGTTTGGTCTCGGTGCTGGCGGATGGACGTGGCCAGGCCCGAGTCAATAAAGGGCCCGACGGCGTCGGGCCTATTCAAGTGACTACAGTGAAACGCAGGAATTCGATTTTTCTTCGGGGGCGATGGGGAGCCCTTCAGCGTCAGTGGATTTGGGCCGGGTGACGCGATCCACCAGATACACCAGGCCGTGGTAGTCGATTTCGCCATGGCGCGTCAGACCGATCTCGCAGGTGCGGCTGGTGGAGACGCCTTCACTGCAATGCTGCACCGCGTCCTTGAGGGTTCGCAGTGAGTGGGCGTTGAGCTCGGGTGTGGTGAAGCCTTTGTCTCCGGCAAAACCACAGCAATGGATGCCTTCGGGGATCACGACTTGCTTGCTGCATTTGCGCGCCAGGTCGATCAGTGCCTGGCTCTCGCCCAGGTGCTGGGTACTGCAAGTGACGTGTACGGCAATCGCTGCATCCTGCGGGGTGAATTCGAGACGGTCCATCAAGTGCGTACGAATGAATCGCACCGGGTCGTACAGGTCCAGTCGAACATTTCCCAGGTCCTGGACCAGGCGCAGCGTGCAAGGGCTGGTGTCGCAGTAGATCGGGTCAATTCCGCCGCGGCTGGCGTGGAGCAAGGCGCCGATCAACTCCTGGCGCTTGTGCTCGGCCTGTTCTGCGTAGCCTTTGGATGCGAAAGGCTGGCCGCAGCAAAGGTTGTCCACGTTGTCTGGAAAGACCACTTGATAGCCGGCTTTTTCCAGCAGGCGCTGGGTTTTTTCGTACAGCGACATCTGTTCTTTATCACCCGCCGCCGGCGCCATGGCGCGCGACACACACGCGGCCAGATAGACCACGCGCGGGCGTTCGTCGCAGACGGCCGGGCTGAAGCGGATGGCTTTTTCCGGCTGCGGCATGGCGTTATCCCACTGGGGGACCTGCCCCTTCGACAGCCGGGTCAGGCCGGCTGACAGGCGGGCCAGTCGCGGTGCGCCCAGCAGCATTCGGGCGCCGTTGGCGACGTGCAGGGTAAAGCGTGCGCCTTGCAGGGCGATGGCGAAATTGCTTGCCAGCCAATCGGCGGTTTTCGTACGCGTTGCGCTGCGGCTACGGAGTTTTTTCACCAGCTCGCCGGTGTTGATGCCGACCGGGCAACGTTGTGCGCATAACCCGGTGGCGGCGCAGGTGTCGATGCCGTGATATTGATAGGCCGTTTCCAGCGCAGAGGTGTCGATGCCTGCGCGCTTTTTCGCCTGGATGTCCCGCCAGATCACGATGCGCTGGCGCGGGCTCAGGGTCAGGTCTTTGGACGGGCAGACCGGCTCGCAGAAGCCGCACTCGATGCACTTGTCCACTATCTCGTCGGCCGCTGGCAGCGGCTTGAGGTGCTTGAGGTGGATTTGTGGATCTTCGCTGAGCACCACGTCCGGGTTGAGGATGCCGTTAGGGTCGAGCAGGCGTTTGAGTTGCCACATCAACTGGTAGGCGTCGCTGCCCCACTCCAGCTCGACGAATGGCGCCATGTTGCGTCCGGTGCCGTGTTCGGCCTTCAGCGAACCGCCGAACTCCACCGCCACCAACTGCGCCACGTCATCCATGAACGCTTGATAGCGCGCGACTTCTTCGGCGTTATTGAAGCCTTGGGTGAAGACGAAGTGCAGATTGCCTTCCAGCGCGTGTCCGAAAAGGATCGCTTCGTCGTAGTGATGTTTGTCGAACAGCTCGATCAGGCGGTTCACGCCCATGGCCAGTTGCTCGACCGGAAAGGTCACGTCTTCGATGATCACCGTGGTCCCGGTTTTGCGGACCGCGCCCACTGCTGGAAAAGTGTCTTTGCGGATGGCCCAGAGTCGGGCGTTTTCTCGCGGGTCTTCGGTGAAGTCGACCTGTTTTTCCACAGGGAAACCGGCCAGCGATGCCATGATCCGGGCCAGTTGCTCTTGCAGCAAAGAGGACGAAGCCGCGCGGGACTCAATCAGCAGGGCGCAGGCATTTGTCGACAGATGCTGTACGAAATCCGGCATGCCCGGTTTGTCCTGCACCGAACGCAAGCTGCGGCGGTCCAGCAACTCCACCGCCGATACCGGTTGGCTTTTCAACACCGTGACTGCATTGCAGCAGGTTTCCACGTCCGGGAAGACGATCAGCGCCGAGGCTTTGTTCGGATGATCGATGACGGTGTTGTAGGTCACCGCGCTGATGAAGCCGAGTGTGCCTTCGGAACCCACCAGCAGGTGGCTCAAGATATCCACAGGCTCGTCGTAATCCACCAAGGCATTGAGCGACAGGCCGGTGGTATTTTTCAGACGGTACTTGTGGCGAATTCGAGCGGCCAGTTCGGTGTTGGCGCGGGTCTCACGGCCAAGGGTTGCCAGACGTTCCAGCAGTTCGCCATGGCTTGTACGAAAGGCCGCCACGCTGGCTTCATCTTCAGTGTCCAGGCGGGTGCCATCGGCCAGTACCAGGCGGATGCCGGCGAGGGTGTGATAGGTGTTTTGCGCTGTGCCGCAGCACATGCCGCTGGCATTGTTGGCGACGATGCCGCCGATCTTGCAGGCGTTGATCGATGCCGGATCGGGGCCGATCTTGCGGCCGAATGGGGCTAGCCAGGCATTGGCCTGAGCGCCGATCACGCCGGGCTGCAAGCGGATCTGCATGCCTTCTTGGCGAATTTCGCGAGCGTTCCAGTTATCCCCCAGCACGATCAGCACCGAGTCGCTGATGGCTTGCCCCGACAGGCTGGTGCCGGCCGCGCGGAAAGTGACCGGCACCTGGTCGCGTTGGGCCAGTTGCAGCAGGGCTACCACTTCGTTTTCGGATTCGACGCGTATCACCAGTTTCGGAACCAGTCGATAGAAACTGGCATCGGTGCCGAAGGCCAATGTCGACAGCGGGTCGTCGAAACGGCGCTTTTGCGGGATTAGCTGGTGTACGTCGCGCAAGAAAGGGGCCGGAAGCGTCATTGGTCCTCCAGAATCAGAACCACCAGATCCTTCGGACCGTGGGCGCCATAGGCCAGCACCTGTTCGATGTCGGCCGTCTTGGAGGGACCCGAGACCAGCAGCGCGTTGGTGGGCATGCCCTGGGCCCATTCGAATTCCTGTTGCACTTCATAGAAGTTGTCGCGGATTTCGCTGGCCTTGAGCACAGCAAAATGCACCGGCGGAACCAGGCTCATCAGCCGCGGTTCTTCCCGCGTCGGCCAGAGAATCAGGCTTCCGGTCGCCGCAATGGCACCCAAGGTCCCGGTCAGGCTGGCGGGGGTGTCGTTGAACAGTTCGGCCTTCCATTGCTCGACAGGTCGGTCGTAGGCCTTGAGGGTTGGCAGCTCGGGATTGTTCGCCCAGAACTGGGTGATTTTTTGCCCGTGAGGCGTCGTCGGGGCGATGAGCAGGCTTGGCAATTGACGGTCGCGCAGCAACTGCGCCAGCAGCGCCGGCCAACCTTCGCCAGACGTCAGGTGGATTTCAGTGTGCACCGCTTCCATCAGTTTGCGCAGTTGAGCTATGCGCTCCTCGGGGGCGTAACGATAGGTTTTCGTCACCAGGTCGACATCGAAGTTGTCGGCCACAGGCGTGGTGCCGGTCAGGCTTTTACGCAGCTTGGCGAGGATATTGTCCTTGGCGCTCATCGACGGTCTCCCTGCTGGTTCAGGTGTTCGCGGGCCAGGTCATGCAATGAGCGGGCGGCGGGTTTGGGGGCGCTGTGGTTCTGCGTCCATGGGCCGACGTTGTTGGGCGTCAGGGCGCGCAGGCGCGTGGCGAGGAAAGCGAACAGCCGATACAGACGCGGCGAGCTGTTGAGCCGGGCCCAGGCATTCCAGATGAAACGTTCCTTGGGCGAATACTTACTGCCCTGGCCGCGCATCACTGGGTTCGGGCTGTCCGGTGCCTTGACGTTTTCTTCGCGCAGTCGCCGCAACAGCGCCGGAATGGGAATCTTCACCGGGCACACTTCGCCACAGGCACCGCACAGCGAAGAGGCGCTTGGGTGATCCGGCACTTTGGCCAGGCCCACCATGTGCGGTGTGATGATTTTTCCGATAGGCCCCGGGTAAACCTCGCCGTAGGCATGACCACCGATTCGGGTGTAGACCGGGCAATGATTCATACAGGCGCCGCAACGAATGCAGTTCAGGGTCTGGCGCAGTTCGCTGTCGGCAAATGCCTGGCTGCGCCCGTTGTCCAGCAGGACCAGGTGGACTTCCTGGGGGCCGTCCAGTTCGTCGGCCTTGCGCGGGCCGGAGATCATGTTGACGTAGGTGGTGATCGGCTGGCCGAGGGCCGAGCGGGTCAGCAGCGAGAGCAGCGGCACCACGTCTCGCAGGTTCTCCACGACTTTTTCGATGCCGGTCACGGCAATGTGAACCGGCGGCACGGTGGTGGACATCCGCCCGTTGCCTTCGTTTTCCACCAGCAGCAGCGTGCCGGTTTCAGCCACGGCGAAGTTGACGCCAGAGACGCCGATGTCAGCCTCGAAGAACTTCTGCCGCAAGACCTTGCGACCGATCTGAATGAGTTGGTCAACGTCCTTGGTGTACTCCACGCCAAGTTTGTCGTGGAACAAGGACGCGACCTGACCGGCGTTCTTGTGGATCGCCGGCATAATGATGTGTGAAGGCTTCTCGTGGTCGAGCTGGACGATGTATTCCCCCATGTCGGACTCGAGACATTCGATGTCCCGACCCTCGAGGAAATGGTTCATCTCCATCTCTTCGCTGACCATCGATTTGCCCTTGATCACTTGCCGCGCCTCGTGAGCGCGGATGATCGAGAGGACGATGCCATTGGCTTCGTCCACCGTTTCCGCCCAATGTACTTTCACACCGTTGCGGGTCAGGTTGGTTTCAAGCTGCTCGAGCAGGTCGGGCAACTTCGATAACGCACGAGCGCGGACGGCATTGCCCAGCACTCGCAGATGTTCTCTTTCGTGGGCATCGCTGAAGGACGCTGCCCGCTTGGTCATCAGTGAATCCATCGCCGTGCGAAAGTTGTTTCGCAGTTGCGTGTCGTCCAGGGCCTTGTGGGCCCGGGCGCGAAAATCTTCCTGCACCTCAACGGTCGGAATCAGCGTCGGCGTGCTCATACGACACCCCCGGTACGCTGCCAGAGGAAGCTCGCCAGGTGCTGCCCGCGTAACGCTTGCTGCTGTTTCTCCAGGGCGCCGTTGATATTCATCAGGCAACCGCAGTCGGCACTGACGACCTGGTGCGCGCCGGACTCCTTCAGCGCGCGGGTCTTGTCGGCCACCATCGCGCCGGAAATATCCGGCATGCGAACGCTGAACGTTCCTCCAAACCCACAGCATTCACTTTCATGGCTGTGTTCGACGCGCTCCACGTTGTCCAGCTGCGCCAGCAAGGCACGGCCATGCAGGTGGGTGTTCATTTCCCGTCGTGCCGAGCAGGACGTGTGCAGCGCGACCTTCACCGGTTCGCCACTGTCGTTCAACTGCACTTTGCAGACAAACAGCAGGAACTCGGCCAACTCATAGGTCCGGGCCGCCAGGGCCTGGACCTGTTTGAGCGTATCGGGCTCGTCCTTGAACAGGTCGGCGTAATGCTCGCGCAGCATGCCGGCACAGGAGCCCGACGGCACCACCACCGGATAATCCCCGGCAAACAACGCCAATTGCGCCCGCGCTACCGTCCGGGCCTGCTCGGTGTAACCCGAGGTGTACGCCGGTTGCCCGCAACAGGTTTGCCCTTGCGGGTAGTCCACCCGGATCCCTTCGCGCTCCAAAAGATGAATCGCGTCCATCCCGGCTTCGGGATAGAACAGGTCCACCACGCAGGTTCCGAACAGGTAAACCCGTTCGGGCTTTTTGCTGGGGTACTGCCGAGGCTCGGGCAATGGCGGGGCGACACGGGTCGCATTCGGCACGGCGTTGTAAAAAAGCTCGCTCATCAGGCGTGTCTCCGGGTGGTCCCGGTTATCCGTCCGCTGAGGCTGCTGAATATAGATAAGGAATCTTTCAGCAGCCTTGCAGACCCGGTTATCAATAGCAGACGCCGAATCGTGGTTCGGCGTCGTTCTTTTTCGGTGTTAGCTGTTGTGCTTAGTGCACCAGCATGCCGGTTAACCAGTAGGCTTGGGCCAAGGTGATCAAGCCCACGATCGTTGCAAAGAATAGGCTGTGTTTCAGGGTGAAACGGAATAGATCCGATTCTTTGCCCACCAGGCCGGTTGCAGCACAGGCCACGGCAATGGACTGTGGCGAAATCATCTTGCCGGTCACACCGCCGCTGGTATTGGCGGCTACCAGCAAGGTGTCGTTGACGCCGATCTGGTGTGCGGTAGTGGCTTGCAGCGAGCCGAACAGTGCGTTGGACGATGTGTCAGAACCGGTCAGGAACACCCCCAGCCACCCCAGGAACGGCGAGAAGAACGGGAACGCCGCGCCCGTGCCGGCCAGCACCAGGGCCATGGTGGACGACATGCCCGAAAAATTGGTGACGAAGGCGAACGCCAACACCATGCCAATGGACAGGATAGGCCAGCGTAGCTCGTAGAAGGTTTCTTTTAAAGTGGTAAGACCAGTTCTGAGGTTGATCTTCAGCACCAGCATCGAGATCAAGGCCGAAAAGAAAATCGCCGTGCCGGTGGCGGAAATCGGATCAAGTTTGAAGATCGCCGGGATGGCCGTTGGATTGGTCACGATCGGCGCGACCTTGATCACCATCTGATCCAGGTGCGGGATGGCAAAATTGAACACCCAGCCGTACATCGATCCACCCGGGGCGAACATCGCCTTGAACGGTTTGAGCGTCCAGATCGTCACCAGCACGGTGAGGATCAGGAACGGTGACCAGGCCTTAATGATTTCACCCAGGCTGTAGGGGGAAACCACGGTGCTGCGCGGCTGGCCGAAACCGCCGACGCTGGCGGTAATGGCTGCGCTGGAGGTGGCGCCGGCAATCTGGGCACCCGCGGTGCGTTTTGGCTGCCAGACTTTCAGGAACAGGGTCAGGGAAACCAGGCTGGCCAGGGCCGAAGTGATGTCCGGCAGCTCCGGGCCGATGAAGTTGGAGGTGAAGTATTGGGTGATGGCGAAGCTCAAGCCTGCCACCAGCGCTGCCGGCCAGGTTTCCCGAACGCCGCGCAGGCCGTCCATCATGAACACCAGCCAGAACGGTACGAACAGCGACAACAATGGCAACTGACGGCCCGTCATGGCGCCGATCTTGAACGCGTCGATTCCGGTGACCTGTCCGGCCACGATGATCGGAATGCCCAAGGCGCCGAACGCCACGGGGGCGGTGTTGGCAATCAAGCACAGGCCGGCGGCGTATAGGGGATTGAAGCCCAGGCCGACCAACAGCGCTGCAGTAATCGCTACCGGCGCGCCGAAGCCGGCGGCGCCTTCCAGAAAAGCACCGAAGCAAAAACCGATCAACAACACCTGAAGGCGCTGGTCATCGGTAATCGACAGCACCGAGCTGCGGATCACTTCGAACTGGCCGCTCTTGACGGTCAGTTTGTAGAGAAATACCGCCGCGACGATGATCCAGGCGATAGGCCACAGGCCATAGGCAAAACCATAGCCGGCAGCAGCGAACGCCATGTCCACTGGCATTTGAAACGCGAAGATCGCTACGGCAATCGCCAAGGCCAGGGTGATGCTGCCGGCCACATGTCCCTTGAGGCGAAACACCGCCAGGGCCAGGAAGAAAAATACGATGGGGATAACGGCCGCAAGTGCGGACAAGCCGAGGCTGCCGAGCGGGCTGTAGAGCTGTTGCCAGGTTTGCATAGTGGGTGGGCCCCTAATTGTTGTTGGTCAGGCACTGGTCAGCGATTTTGGGTAATTGGTAAGACCAATTTACAAGCGCTGTCGGCTAGGGTAAAAGCCTTGGTTGTCGCGTGTCAATTTGCCGCTCTCAAACTTTCGTCGAATGAGTGCGGCCGATGGCATCTGATCTGTAGGTATAAGTGGCTTCTGGAGGGTGTCGGCGGGGCGCGGATAGGCCAGAATAGGGAGCCCGGCGAACCGTCGGGATCGTGGAGAGTCGAGTTATGGGGTTTGATCAGATTCGTCAGCGCCGTTTGTCTGACGATATTGTCGAGCGGCTTGAAGGAATGATCCTTGAAGGCACGCTGAAATCCGGCGAGCGCCTGCCCGCCGAGCGTACCTTGGCCGAGCAGTTCGGCGTGTCACGCCCTTCGTTGCGCGAGGCGATCCAGAAGCTGGCGGCCAAGGGTTTGCTGGTCAGCCGCCAGGGCGGTGGCAACTATGTGGTGGAGTCGCTGGGCTCAACCTTCAGTGATCCACTGTTGCAGTTGTTGGAAAGCAATCCTGAAGCGCAACGTGATTTGTTGGAGTTTCGCCATACCCTGGAAGCTTCCTGCGCTTATTACGCGGCACAGCGGGCCACGGACGTGGATCGCGAGCGGCTGACGGCGGCGTTCGAGGAGCTTCAGGATTGCTATTCACGTCATGAAAATGTGAGCCGGGCCGAGGAGGGCGCCGCGGATGCCCGGTTTCACCTGGCCATCGCCGAGGCCAGTCACAATGCAGTGTTGCTGCATACGATTCGTGGTCTGTTCGATTTGCTCAAGCGCAACGTCGTCACCAACATTGGCGGCATGTACAAACAGCGCAGCGAAACCCGAGACATGCTGATCAGTCAGCATCGGGAGTTGTATCAAGCTATTATGGGCGGGCACGCCGAGCAGGCGCGGGAAGTCTCCAGCCGGCATATTCTGTATGTGCAGGAAGTCTTGGAAGAGGTCCGTCAGGAGGTGCAGCGAGTGGCGCGGGCGGAGCGGCGCAAGGGGATGTAGTCAGCTGGTTCTATAGTGATTGCGGACTTCTGTGGGAGCGAGCCTGCTCGCGAAAGCGGTCTGTCTGACACATCAAGGTTGCATGTGCCTCCGTCATCGCGAGCAGGCTCGCTCCCACATTGGATCTTCAGCGA encodes the following:
- a CDS encoding (Fe-S)-binding protein, yielding MSELFYNAVPNATRVAPPLPEPRQYPSKKPERVYLFGTCVVDLFYPEAGMDAIHLLEREGIRVDYPQGQTCCGQPAYTSGYTEQARTVARAQLALFAGDYPVVVPSGSCAGMLREHYADLFKDEPDTLKQVQALAARTYELAEFLLFVCKVQLNDSGEPVKVALHTSCSARREMNTHLHGRALLAQLDNVERVEHSHESECCGFGGTFSVRMPDISGAMVADKTRALKESGAHQVVSADCGCLMNINGALEKQQQALRGQHLASFLWQRTGGVV
- a CDS encoding FCD domain-containing protein; its protein translation is MGFDQIRQRRLSDDIVERLEGMILEGTLKSGERLPAERTLAEQFGVSRPSLREAIQKLAAKGLLVSRQGGGNYVVESLGSTFSDPLLQLLESNPEAQRDLLEFRHTLEASCAYYAAQRATDVDRERLTAAFEELQDCYSRHENVSRAEEGAADARFHLAIAEASHNAVLLHTIRGLFDLLKRNVVTNIGGMYKQRSETRDMLISQHRELYQAIMGGHAEQAREVSSRHILYVQEVLEEVRQEVQRVARAERRKGM
- a CDS encoding lactate permease LctP family transporter: MQTWQQLYSPLGSLGLSALAAVIPIVFFFLALAVFRLKGHVAGSITLALAIAVAIFAFQMPVDMAFAAAGYGFAYGLWPIAWIIVAAVFLYKLTVKSGQFEVIRSSVLSITDDQRLQVLLIGFCFGAFLEGAAGFGAPVAITAALLVGLGFNPLYAAGLCLIANTAPVAFGALGIPIIVAGQVTGIDAFKIGAMTGRQLPLLSLFVPFWLVFMMDGLRGVRETWPAALVAGLSFAITQYFTSNFIGPELPDITSALASLVSLTLFLKVWQPKRTAGAQIAGATSSAAITASVGGFGQPRSTVVSPYSLGEIIKAWSPFLILTVLVTIWTLKPFKAMFAPGGSMYGWVFNFAIPHLDQMVIKVAPIVTNPTAIPAIFKLDPISATGTAIFFSALISMLVLKINLRTGLTTLKETFYELRWPILSIGMVLAFAFVTNFSGMSSTMALVLAGTGAAFPFFSPFLGWLGVFLTGSDTSSNALFGSLQATTAHQIGVNDTLLVAANTSGGVTGKMISPQSIAVACAATGLVGKESDLFRFTLKHSLFFATIVGLITLAQAYWLTGMLVH